The following proteins are co-located in the Siansivirga zeaxanthinifaciens CC-SAMT-1 genome:
- a CDS encoding pyruvate dehydrogenase complex dihydrolipoamide acetyltransferase, whose protein sequence is MAIVVNMPRLSDTMEEGTVAAWLKKVGDKIEEGDILAEIETDKATMEFESFNEGTLLHIGVQEGETTKVDELLAIIGEEGEDISDLLNGGGAPKEEKKEASKEASQSTSEEATIQEEASNASPELPEGVIVVTMPRLSDTMEEGTVATWLKKVGDTVSEGDILAEIETDKATMEFESFQSGTLLHIGLDEGESAKVDALLAIIGPAGTDVSDVAKNFSNTAPAKKEEAPVKKEAPKAETPKAPVKAEAPKATKPAKGNSGDRIFVSPLAKKIAEEKGINLSQVQGSGENGRIVKSDVENYVPAQGAAAVGKFVPAGQEDFEDVTNSQMRKAIAKALTNSKFSAPHYYLTVEFDMENAIAFRNQFNSIPDTKISYNDMVVKACALALKKHPQVNSQWFADKMRLNNHVHIGVAVAVPDGLVVPVVKFANEQTLPQIGAAVKDLAGKARNKKLTPAEMEGSTFTVSNLGMFGIETFTSIINQPNSAILSVGNIIEKPVVKNGQIVVGNTMKLSLACDHRTIDGATGAQFLQTLKGYIENPITMLV, encoded by the coding sequence ATGGCAATTGTAGTAAATATGCCGCGTTTAAGCGATACCATGGAAGAGGGAACCGTTGCGGCTTGGTTAAAAAAAGTAGGAGATAAGATAGAAGAAGGTGATATACTTGCCGAAATAGAAACAGATAAAGCTACCATGGAGTTCGAATCTTTTAACGAAGGAACCTTACTTCATATTGGTGTTCAAGAGGGTGAAACAACAAAAGTTGATGAGCTTTTAGCTATAATTGGTGAAGAAGGAGAAGATATTTCAGATTTATTAAATGGCGGTGGCGCACCTAAAGAAGAGAAAAAGGAAGCATCTAAAGAAGCTTCTCAATCAACTTCAGAGGAAGCAACTATCCAAGAAGAAGCGTCTAATGCATCTCCTGAGTTACCTGAAGGTGTCATTGTTGTTACCATGCCTCGTTTAAGTGATACCATGGAAGAAGGAACGGTGGCAACTTGGTTGAAAAAAGTTGGTGATACCGTATCAGAAGGCGATATTTTAGCTGAAATTGAAACAGATAAAGCGACGATGGAATTTGAATCATTCCAGTCGGGTACTTTATTACATATTGGCTTAGATGAAGGTGAGTCTGCAAAAGTAGATGCTTTATTGGCCATTATTGGCCCTGCAGGAACAGATGTTTCAGATGTAGCAAAAAACTTTTCTAATACAGCCCCTGCAAAAAAAGAGGAAGCTCCTGTTAAAAAAGAAGCTCCTAAAGCAGAAACTCCTAAAGCGCCTGTAAAAGCAGAGGCTCCTAAAGCTACTAAACCAGCAAAAGGAAATTCTGGAGACCGCATTTTTGTATCGCCTTTAGCTAAAAAAATAGCAGAGGAAAAAGGTATTAACTTATCTCAAGTACAAGGGTCTGGCGAAAATGGTCGCATTGTTAAGTCTGATGTAGAAAATTATGTGCCTGCGCAAGGTGCTGCAGCAGTTGGTAAATTTGTACCTGCTGGTCAAGAAGATTTCGAAGATGTTACAAACTCACAAATGCGTAAAGCTATTGCAAAAGCTTTAACCAATTCTAAATTTTCTGCACCACATTATTATTTAACAGTAGAATTTGATATGGAAAATGCCATTGCTTTCCGAAATCAATTCAACTCAATTCCAGACACTAAAATATCATATAACGATATGGTTGTGAAGGCTTGTGCCTTAGCATTAAAAAAACATCCGCAAGTAAACTCGCAATGGTTTGCAGACAAAATGCGTTTAAATAACCATGTTCATATTGGTGTAGCAGTAGCTGTTCCAGATGGATTGGTTGTGCCAGTTGTTAAGTTTGCAAATGAACAAACATTACCTCAAATAGGTGCTGCGGTTAAAGATCTTGCAGGAAAAGCTAGAAACAAAAAATTAACACCTGCAGAAATGGAAGGTAGTACATTTACAGTTTCTAACTTAGGAATGTTTGGTATAGAAACCTTTACATCTATTATCAATCAACCAAATTCAGCGATACTTTCTGTGGGGAATATTATTGAAAAACCAGTGGTTAAAAACGGACAAATTGTTGTTGGTAACACCATGAAGTTATCTTTAGCGTGCGACCACAGAACGATTGATGGAGCAACCGGAGCACAATTCCTTCAAACATTAAAAGGATATATTGAAAATCCAATTACAATGTTGGTGTAA
- the pdhA gene encoding pyruvate dehydrogenase (acetyl-transferring) E1 component subunit alpha encodes MQKITKEVYLKWYEDMLFWRKFEDKLAAVYIQQKVRGFLHLYNGQEAVLAGALHAMDLTKDKMITAYRNHVQPIGMGVDPRRVMAELYGKATGTSHGMGGSMHIFSKEFRFYGGHGIVGGQIPLGAGMAFGDKYHGSDAVTLCCFGDGAARQGSLHESFNLAMLWKLPVVFVCENNGYAMGTSVERTANHTEIWKLGLGYEMPCGPVDGMNPVKVAEAFDEAIQRARRGEGPTFLELKTYRYRGHSMSDAQHYRTKEEVEEYKKIDPITQVKDILLEKNYATEEDIKVIDNRVKDLVSECEKFAEESPFPEKQQLYDMVYEQQDYPFIQHKL; translated from the coding sequence ATGCAAAAAATCACAAAAGAGGTTTACCTCAAATGGTACGAAGACATGTTATTCTGGAGAAAATTTGAAGACAAATTAGCTGCAGTATACATACAACAAAAAGTAAGAGGATTTCTTCACTTATATAACGGTCAAGAAGCAGTATTGGCAGGGGCTTTACATGCTATGGACTTGACAAAAGATAAAATGATTACAGCTTATCGTAATCACGTGCAACCTATCGGTATGGGAGTAGATCCTAGACGTGTTATGGCAGAACTTTATGGAAAAGCTACAGGAACATCTCATGGTATGGGAGGTTCTATGCATATTTTCTCTAAAGAGTTTCGTTTTTACGGAGGCCATGGTATTGTTGGAGGTCAAATTCCATTAGGTGCTGGTATGGCTTTTGGTGATAAATATCATGGTAGCGATGCGGTAACTCTATGCTGTTTTGGAGATGGTGCTGCTCGTCAGGGTTCGTTACACGAATCTTTCAATTTAGCAATGTTATGGAAACTTCCTGTTGTATTCGTATGTGAGAATAACGGTTATGCTATGGGAACTTCTGTAGAGCGTACCGCAAATCATACAGAAATATGGAAATTAGGTTTAGGGTATGAAATGCCTTGCGGACCTGTAGACGGCATGAATCCTGTGAAAGTTGCTGAAGCTTTTGATGAAGCAATACAGCGAGCACGTCGTGGAGAAGGCCCTACATTTTTAGAGCTTAAAACGTATCGTTATAGAGGTCACTCAATGAGTGATGCACAGCACTATAGAACAAAAGAAGAGGTTGAAGAATATAAAAAGATAGACCCAATTACTCAAGTTAAAGACATTCTTCTTGAAAAGAATTATGCAACAGAAGAAGATATTAAAGTAATTGATAATCGTGTTAAAGACCTAGTGTCAGAATGTGAAAAGTTTGCAGAGGAATCGCCATTCCCGGAAAAACAACAACTTTACGATATGGTTTACGAACAACAAGATTATCCATTTATTCAACACAAATTATAA
- the cdd gene encoding cytidine deaminase yields the protein MKEIKIESKLYEYESLNELPDEVKSLMMDAFEARDKAYAPYSNFFVGAAILLDNGEIITGNNQENAAFPSGLCAERTAIYYAGSKYPNAKILKLAISAASQNQKTTSPIPPCGACRQAIAEYEVKQKTPIEIYFMGVQGKVLKSNSIATLLPFIFDKSSL from the coding sequence ATGAAAGAAATAAAGATAGAATCTAAATTATACGAATACGAAAGCTTAAACGAGTTGCCAGATGAAGTAAAGTCTTTAATGATGGATGCTTTTGAAGCAAGAGATAAGGCCTATGCTCCATATTCTAATTTCTTTGTTGGGGCGGCAATACTTTTAGATAATGGCGAAATAATAACAGGCAATAATCAAGAAAATGCGGCTTTTCCCTCGGGCTTATGTGCCGAACGTACGGCTATTTATTACGCAGGATCAAAATATCCTAATGCTAAAATTTTAAAATTGGCTATTTCAGCCGCCTCACAAAATCAAAAAACCACGAGTCCAATTCCACCATGCGGGGCATGCCGTCAGGCTATCGCAGAATATGAAGTCAAACAAAAAACACCTATTGAAATTTATTTTATGGGAGTTCAAGGAAAAGTTTTAAAATCAAATTCAATTGCCACTTTACTGCCGTTCATTTTTGATAAGTCTTCACTGTGA
- the porV gene encoding type IX secretion system outer membrane channel protein PorV translates to MKNQLLLILAITFALKITAQNPTVIIPNNDKRVITTGIPFVLIASDARAAAMGDMGVATSVDAYSQQWNSSKYAFSETKSGIGVSYTPYLSKLVNDIFLGNVTYFNRLDERSAFGASLRYFSLGDIEFRNDEFSEALIQRPNELTIDASYALRLSDQFAMSVAMRYLRSNLRLTGVDGDATPASTFGVDISGYYQSEEEAYADFNGRWRMGFALQNIGPKFKYDQGGEDNFQPTNLRLGAGFDFIFDQYNKVSVTAEVAKLLVPTPPKLGDEYEYTDDNNDGVYTEGEDTLGTKTRSDVLIAGKSQDVSFLSGIFQSFGDAPDGFSEELKEFTWALGAEYVYQDSFAFRAGYFNESEDKGARKFLSLGAGFKANIVNIDLSYLFSASKVQSPLENTLRFSLTFNIGAGEYREY, encoded by the coding sequence ATGAAAAACCAACTTTTACTAATTTTAGCAATAACATTTGCTTTAAAAATAACAGCGCAAAATCCTACAGTTATCATTCCTAATAATGATAAAAGAGTTATAACCACAGGTATTCCTTTTGTTTTAATAGCTTCAGATGCACGTGCAGCAGCCATGGGAGATATGGGGGTAGCAACATCGGTTGATGCCTATTCACAACAATGGAACTCATCAAAATATGCTTTTTCCGAAACTAAATCGGGTATAGGTGTAAGTTATACGCCTTACTTAAGTAAGTTGGTGAATGATATTTTCTTAGGAAATGTAACTTATTTTAACAGACTAGATGAACGTAGTGCTTTTGGAGCCAGTTTACGTTATTTTTCATTAGGGGATATTGAATTTAGAAACGATGAATTCTCTGAAGCCTTAATACAACGTCCAAATGAGTTGACTATTGATGCGTCTTATGCTTTAAGATTATCAGATCAATTTGCAATGTCTGTAGCAATGCGCTATTTAAGATCTAATTTGAGGTTAACAGGGGTTGATGGCGATGCTACACCTGCAAGCACATTTGGTGTAGATATCTCGGGATATTATCAAAGTGAAGAAGAGGCTTATGCCGATTTTAACGGACGTTGGAGAATGGGTTTTGCACTTCAAAATATTGGTCCGAAGTTTAAATATGACCAAGGTGGCGAAGATAATTTTCAACCAACTAATTTGCGTTTAGGTGCTGGTTTCGATTTTATTTTCGATCAATATAATAAAGTATCGGTTACCGCCGAAGTTGCGAAATTATTAGTGCCTACGCCTCCAAAATTAGGTGATGAATATGAATATACCGACGATAATAATGATGGTGTGTATACAGAAGGAGAAGATACTCTAGGAACCAAAACAAGATCGGATGTTCTTATAGCAGGAAAATCGCAAGATGTTAGTTTTTTATCGGGTATTTTTCAATCTTTTGGAGATGCACCCGATGGCTTTAGTGAAGAGTTAAAAGAATTCACTTGGGCATTGGGAGCAGAGTATGTTTACCAAGATTCTTTTGCCTTTAGAGCAGGTTACTTTAATGAAAGTGAAGATAAAGGCGCTAGAAAATTTCTGTCGTTAGGAGCAGGATTTAAAGCTAATATTGTAAACATTGATTTGTCTTATTTGTTCTCGGCATCTAAAGTGCAGAGTCCTTTAGAAAATACCTTAAGATTCTCGTTAACCTTTAATATTGGAGCTGGAGAATATCGTGAGTATTAG